Part of the Candidatus Delongbacteria bacterium genome, CTGGCTGAAATTTTTGATTTTAATGCAAAAATTGAAATTTTAAACGAAATACCAGTTATGAAATTTTCTAAACTTAAGGAACAGTATAAATTTGATCATGAGGATAGAGAAAGATATGGTAAAGACAGTCTATATTCCAATATTTCCAAAATCTATGAACCATACTATTACGATGGACTATATCAATTGTTTGTAAATAATTGTAAATTATATAATATTTTAGATATTGGCATTAATTCTGGAGATGAATTTACTATATTGAAAGATATATTAGGTAATAAAGTTGAATCTATAACAGGTATTGATTATTCTCAATCAGCTCTTGATATTACTAAAATGAAACATCCTGAATCACTACTTATAAATCATGATTTGAGAGATTATAAATCATTAAAACTTGAAAAGAAATTCAATCTTTTATATTCTGTAGGGACTCTTCAAAGTACAACTTATGACGGAAAGGAATTTTTCAGATATGCTTTTCAAAATTGGTTAACAGACGATGCTGATATTATATTAGGATTTCCAAATTGTAGATACATTGATGGAGTTCAAAAATATGGTGCTAGAGTAAAAAACAATAATTACTACGATCTAGGTCTATTATTTAAGGACATCTCATTTTATAAGCAATATCTCAATCAGCATAAGAAGAGAGTGCGTATTTTTGGTAAATATTATATTTTTGTTGTGGGTACAAGCTTTATAATGAAAGAAGAAAGTTAAAATGAATTTAATTTTTTCATTTATTACTAATTCTATTAAGAACTACAAGAAGTTTTACGTAATTAATATAATTTTAACGATTACTGGAGCTTTATTACAGATCTTTATTCCAATAATTTACAAAGAGTATATTGATAAAATTTCATCTAACAACTTTGATGTTAAAATTGCAGAATCACTTTTACTATTTTTTGTCTTGTTATTTCTATACAATATAAATTCCATACTATGGCATTTTATTTCTACTAAATTTGGAGTATAT contains:
- a CDS encoding methyltransferase; amino-acid sequence: MKVKNLKEFYNIFSSKKDDFDILISDLNFEMYSLKNITDLAEIFDFNAKIEILNEIPVMKFSKLKEQYKFDHEDRERYGKDSLYSNISKIYEPYYYDGLYQLFVNNCKLYNILDIGINSGDEFTILKDILGNKVESITGIDYSQSALDITKMKHPESLLINHDLRDYKSLKLEKKFNLLYSVGTLQSTTYDGKEFFRYAFQNWLTDDADIILGFPNCRYIDGVQKYGARVKNNNYYDLGLLFKDISFYKQYLNQHKKRVRIFGKYYIFVVGTSFIMKEES